Proteins encoded in a region of the Vicia villosa cultivar HV-30 ecotype Madison, WI linkage group LG5, Vvil1.0, whole genome shotgun sequence genome:
- the LOC131603093 gene encoding tetrahydroberberine oxidase-like, with product MVHQLLDLNMPLKLHFTAVAIALLYSFTSYAADNHESFIQCFKSYSNYNSTSISKVVFTQTHSSYSSILRFSVQNLRFASNTTAKPLVIVTPLEVLEIQATVICSQHHDMEIRIRSGGHDYEGLSYVSKFPFVVIDLINLREIQIDLENSNAWVQGGATVGELLYKISQKSKTLGFPAGVCPTVGVSGLISGGGYGFLMRKHGLSADNILDAHIIDVNGRVLDRESMGEDLFWAIRGGGGASFGVIIAWKIKLIHVPSTVTLFNVPRTLEQNGTILIHKWQLVANKLDKDLNIRIILERANSRTQTIKVTFESLFLGGVDRLVLLMEEKFPELGLVREDCTEMSWIESVHYLAGFTKNEPLEVLLNRTHDGVLFFKAKSDYVREPIPDIGFEGLWPMFYEDEAKKAVLIFTPYGGRMDEISDSEIPFPHRAGNIYKIQHLVFWQEEGDEVEKRHINWMRKLYSYMEPFVSKSPRAAYVNYRDLDIGVNNINGYTSYKKASIWGLKYFNNNFKRLAMVKTKVDPLNFFRNEQSIPSMPSFDNITTMGSSILPCVEGVQLEFPRAVPAIM from the coding sequence ATGGTACACCAACTTTTGGATCTTAATATGCCTCTAAAGTTACATTTTACTGCTGTTGCAATTGCTTTGTTATATTCTTTTACATCTTATGCAGCTGATAATCATGAAAGCTTTATTCAATGCTTTAAAAGTTATTCTAATTATAACTCCACTTCAATCTCTAAGGTTGTGTTCACCCAAACACACTCCTCATACTCATCTATACTCCGGTTTTCGGTTCAAAACCTTAGATTCGCATCCAACACAACTGCAAAACCTCTTGTCATTGTAACACCTCTTGAAGTACTAGAAATTCAAGCCACCGTAATCTGTTCCCAACACCATGACATGGAGATTCGAATCCGAAGTGGCGGCCATGACTATGAAGGTCTGTCCTATGTTTCTAAATTTCCGTTTGTTGTTATCGATCTCATAAACCTTCGAGAAATCCAAATCGACTTAGAAAATAGCAATGCGTGGGTTCAAGGAGGGGCAACGGTTGGCGAACTTTTGTACAAAATTAGCCAAAAAAGCAAAACTCTCGGCTTCCCTGCAGGTGTTTGCCCTACTGTTGGTGTTAGCGGACTCATCAGCGGCGGTGGCTATGGTTTCCTGATGCGTAAACATGGTCTTTCTGCCGATAATATACTTGACGCTCACATAATTGATGTGAATGGTAGAGTTCTTGACAGAGAATCAATGGGTGAGGATCTGTTTTGGGCTATTAGAGGTGGTGGAGGAGCAAGCTTCGGAGTTATCATAGCATGGAAGATAAAACTTATTCATGTTCCATCCACTGTGACATTGTTCAATGTTCCTAGgacattggaacaaaatggaACCATACTTATTCATAAGTGGCAGTTAGTGGCAAATAAGCTTGATAAAGACTTAAACATTAGGATCATTTTGGAGAGGGCAAATTCAAGAACTCAAACAATAAAAGTCACATTTGAATCCTTGTTTCTTGGAGGTGTAGATAGACTCGTTCTTCTGATGGAAGAGAAGTTTCCGGAGCTTGGTTTGGTTAGAGAAGATTGTACTGAGATGAGTTGGATTGAATCAGTTCACTACCTTGCTGGTTTTACAAAGAATGAACCTCTTGAAGTTTTGTTGAATAGAACTCATGATGGTGTGTTGTTTTTCAAGGCAAAATCTGATTATGTTAGAGAACCAATTCCTGACATTGGATTTGAAGGGCTATGGCCAATGTTTTATGAAGACGAGGCGAAAAAGGCGGTGTTAATATTCACTCCTTATGGTGGCAGAATGGACGAGATATCGGATTCGGAAATTCCATTTCCACATAGAGCTGGAAACATTTACAAAATTCAGCACTTGGTTTTTTGGCAAGAGGAAGGTGATGAAGTAGAAAAAAGGCACATAAATTGGATGAGAAAACTATATAGTTATATGGAACCTTTTGTTTCAAAGTCTCCAAGAGCTGCATATGTGAATTATAGAGACCTTGACATTGGAGTGAATAACATTAATGGATACACAAGTTATAAGAAAGCTAGTATTTGGGGTTTAAAGTatttcaacaacaacttcaaaagaTTGGCAATGGTTAAGACCAAAGTTGATCCTCTAAATTTCTTTAGAAATGAACAAAGCATACCTTCTATGCCTAGTTTTGATAACATAACAACAATGGGTAGTAGTATATTACCTTGTGTGGAAGGGGTGCAATTAGAATTTCCTAGAGCAGTACCCGCCATAATGTAA
- the LOC131603092 gene encoding uncharacterized protein LOC131603092 — protein sequence MAKGSRGRYRVASRQYRLTPYPLARCKRGICEEMCQKKCSKALDKKECEDVTCSVCMEYPHNAVLLLCSSHDKGCRPYMCGTSLRHSNCLDQYKKAYTKVISARNGQNVLGSPFVRHDLNLTDEKNEVTELACPLCRGQVKGWTVVEPVRDYLNEKQRSCMQEDCSFVGSYKELKKHVRAEHPLARPRTVDPDDEQKWRWLEWEREREDVISTVTSAMPGAVVFGDYVIEGRHNNDFDSDDEEGALAAGNGDRNGRFQMGMEAMNFFLLLHAVRQGNDINSISRRLRPELAPNRLADQNEDNELGVILDVSDDDNDDGSYNEGNDDGVSLVSRLRRQGGGRVLLNRSGRRRRRREAHATMEGS from the coding sequence ATGGCAAAAGGAAGCAGAGGACGATACAGGGTTGCTTCGCGTCAGTACAGGCTGACTCCATACCCACTGGCTCGATGCAAAAGGGGTATCTGTGAGGAAATGTGCCAAAAGAAATGCTCTAAAGCATTGGATAAGAAAGAGTGTGAAGATGTAACATGTTCTGTGTGCATGGAATATCCACACAATGCCGTTCTTCTTCTCTGTTCTTCTCATGACAAGGGCTGCCGTCCCTATATGTGCGGAACTAGCCTTCGTCATTCCAACTGCCTTGATCAGTACAAGAAAGCTTACACCAAAGTAATTTCAGCACGTAATGGACAGAACGTCCTGGGCAGTCCATTTGTGCGCCATGATTTGAACTTAACTGATGAGAAGAATGAAGTTACTGAACTTGCTTGCCCCTTATGTAGGGGTCAGGTTAAAGGTTGGACCGTTGTGGAACCTGTGCGTGACTATCTCAACGAAAAGCAAAGAAGCTGCATGCAGGAAGACTGCTCGTTTGTCGGGAGCTATAAGGAGTTGAAGAAGCATGTGCGGGCAGAACATCCTTTGGCACGTCCACGGACAGTAGATCCTGATGATGAGCAAAAATGGAGATGGCTTGAGTGGGAGCGTGAACGTGAAGATGTTATCAGCACAGTGACATCAGCCATGCCCGGGGCAGTGGTTTTTGGAGATTATGTTATAGAAGGTCGCCATAATAATGACTTCGATTCAGATGACGAAGAGGGTGCTCTTGCAGCGGGTAATGGAGATAGAAATGGTAGATTTCAGATGGGTATGGAGGCTATGAATTTCTTCCTCCTGTTACACGCAGTTCGGCAGGGGAATGATATTAACAGCATAAGTAGACGTCTGAGGCCTGAGCTGGCCCCTAACAGGTTAGCCGATCAGAACGAGGACAATGAGCTGGGTGTCATACTGGATGTCTCGGATGACGACAATGATGATGGAAGCTACAATGAAGGCAATGATGATGGTGTATCCCTGGTTAGTCGGCTTCGCCGGCAGGGTGGTGGCAGAGTTCTGTTGAACCGTTCAGGCAGGAGGCGCAGGCGTAGGGAAGCACATGCAACAATGGAAGGAAGTTGA
- the LOC131603094 gene encoding mitogen-activated protein kinase kinase kinase 1-like yields the protein MEWMMRKTKTKTKKKPPRLERLNAKKNINYQLPTTTAAAIPSPSPSPSPSDEETSLRVLGIDGEFDRIFQSLGLSGPEDFSIPTQDWEARKVRSSNVGSISVSEDSAVVIVRDSPSSSGEHNVRGVVDPLRNGERSVLFTDSGSFTTSHDYDSDGGGERTVFPYGWLKPTFSSWQKGTILGKGSFGTVYECLTDDGNFYAVKEVSLLDDGHQGRQSIFQLQQEISLLSRFQHENIVRYYGSDKNESTLYIFLELVSKGSLASLYQSYHLNDSQVSAYTRQILYGLKYLHENDVVHRDIKCSNILVDVNGSVKLADFGLAKATKLNDVKSSKGSPYWMAPEVVNLRNQGYGLAADIWSLGCTVLEMLTRQPPYSELEGMQAIFRIGRGELPPIPESLSNDARDFILKCLQVNPSKRPTAAQLSNHPFLRRRLSAGSPRINSIVQP from the exons ATGGAGTGGATGATGCGAAAGACCAAGACCAAGACGAAGAAAAAGCCGCCTCGATTGGAGCGACTCAACGCCAAAAAGAACATCAATTACCAACTCCCCACCACCACCGCCGCCGCCATCCCATCTCCTTCTCCATCTCCATCTCCCTCCGATGAAGAAACCAGTCTCCGTGTATTAGGAATCGACGGCGAATTCGACCGTATCTTTCAGAGTTTGGGCCTTTCCGGTCCTGAGGATTTCTCTATCCCAACACAAGATTGGGAAGCTCGAAAGGTTCGCTCTTCCAACGTTGGTTCAATTTCAGTTTCTGAGGATTCTGCTGTTGTGATTGTTAGGGATTCGCCTTCTTCTTCGGGGGAACATAATGTTAGGGGTGTTGTTGATCCGCTCAGAAACGGTGAAAGGAGTGTGCTTTTTACGGATTCGGGTTCTTTCACTACTTCACATGATTATGATAGTGATGGTGGTGGGGAGAGAACGGTGTTTCCTTATGGGTGGCTTAAACCCACTTTTTCTTCGTGGCAAAAGGGTACCATTCTCGGAAAGGGTTCTTTTGGAACGGTTTATGAATGCCTCACCGA CGATGGAAACTTTTATGCGGTGAAAGAGGTGTCTTTGTTGGATGATGGTCACCAGGGAAGACAAAGCATTTTCCAACTTCAGCAG GAAATATCTCTTTTGAGTAGGTTTCAACATGAAAACATAGTTCGATATTATGGCTCTGACAAG AATGAAAGCACACTGTATATATTCCTTGAGCTTGTGTCAAAAGGGTCATTGGCCAGTCTTTATCAAAGCTATCACCTAAATGATTCTCAAGTTTCTGCATACACAAGACAGATTTTATATGGCTTGAAGTATCTTCATGAAAATGATGTGGTCCACAG GGATATCAAGTGTTCTAATATACTGGTTGATGTAAATGGTTCGGTCAAGCTTGCAGATTTTGGGTTGGCAAAG GCAACAAAATTAAATGATGTTAAATCAAGCAAAGGCTCCCCATACTGGATGGCTCCCGAG GTTGTTAACTTAAGAAACCAAGGTTACGGGCTAGCGGCTGATATATGGAGCTTAGGATGCACGGTTTTAGAGATGTTGACGAGGCAGCCACCTTACTCTGAATTAGAAGGA ATGCAAGCAATATTTCGGATTGGTCGGGGTGAACTTCCACCGATTCCTGAATCTCTATCTAATGATGCCCGAGATTTCATTCTTAAATGCTTACAAGTTAACCCAAGTAAACGGCCAACTGCAGCTCAGCTATCAAATCATCCATTTCTAAGGAGACGATTAAGCGCAGGTTCTCCACGTATTAATAGTATTGTTCAGCCTTAA